A stretch of DNA from Saccharospirillum mangrovi:
ACTGGCAACAACACCGGTATCTCAAATCGGCCGAGGCCAAAGCGCGCCAACTGGCGCTTTATTAACGGCTGGGCGTTAACAACTGAGTATTAATAATGGAGTAATTAAAAGAGTGGCTGGCGATCAACCCTTGGTCGCCACCAGCACACACACCATCGGCGAGCTGTCCGGCACCCAATCGAGTTGCACCTGAAACCCGGCGCCGAGCACCGCGGTTCGTAACTCATCCATCTTGAACACCGACAACAATGGCAACAAACCGAGCCGTTGGCCGAGCGGTACCAGATAGCGAAACCAGGCCATCTTCTCACCAACGCAGGCGGTACTGCTGATAAAAACGCCGCCTGGCTTTAATATCCGATGCACTTCCACCAGCGTTTCATCCCGGTTCGGCAACAAATGCAGAATGCTCATGCCGAGCACCGCATCGACGCTGGCATCGGGCAATTGCAAATCGAACAGCGTGCCCTGAATAAATTCCACATTGCTCGCCTGAGCCTCCGCCGCCTGAGTGCGAGCGATGTCGAGCATGCGCGCCGAAATATCCACCGCGCGATAGCGCTTCACAAAAGGCGCGTGTTTAACGGCCGTGGTGCCGGTGCCGCAACCAAATTCCACCACCTCCGAGTCGGTGGTGAAATGCTCGCGGCTGAGCGCCAGTTTGCGTTGGTAATCGGCCTCGCTAGGCACCGGCTGTTGATAATACTTGCGGGCAATTCGATCCCAGAAACGATCCGCTTGCATCGCCGTCATCCGTTGGTGTGGACGCCCAGTATTGGAGAAATAAAACGCCGATGCCAGCAGCCAGACGTCACAGCGGGTAAAGGCCCGCACCCAGGGCGCTATCTTGGTTACACTGTCGTCCGTTGAACCGCTGGAGGATGGTGATGAAACGAGGTTGGCGCTGGCTGGGTCTGAGTTGGGCGGTATTGGCGATTGGTACGGAAGCGGCGCAATGCTTTGATCGTGCGGCCCAATCGCATCGTTTTGTGGTCGATAGCCATCTGCATTTCCAACCGTTCAGCGGCCCGGCGTTGCCGCATGAAGAACTGATCGGCTACCTCGAACGCGCGGGCATTCAGTACGCCAACGTCTACGGCATTGGTCAGACACGCATTCAGGATTGGGGTTGTTTTCACGGCGGTCGATGCGATTCCGATGTGATTATGCCGACGATGAAAAACGATTTTCTCAACGCCAAAAACCTCGCCGATCATCCGTCACGCAACGTCGGCTTAACCCTGTCGATGACCTTCCCGGATTTGCAGCACCCGGACACCATTGTCGATCGCATGGACATCCTAGACTCCGAATTCCCCGGCTTCTTTCAATGGATGGGCGAAGCCAATGTGGTCAAGCAGGCGCTCTTTGTTTGGGGGCACGAACCGGCCACGCTCGAAGACATCGACGCCTGGGCGCCGTTCATGGCAAAACTGCGCGAACGCCAGATGCCATTGGCGCTGCATTCCGACTTTGGTAACGACCAGGATCCGCTGAAATATTTGCCGTTGATGCAGGCAATCTTGGAACGCTATCCAGACAATGTTGTGGTCTGGATGCACCTGGGTATGTCGCGCGAACAACGCGATATGGAGCCGCGCCAGCACACGCGAATTCTCAGTGAATTGATGGATGAATATCCGAATTTGTGGCTCGATATTTCCTGGAATGTGCTCTACGACTACTACTTTTCCGAGCCGACCCGGCGGCCGTTTTACGTCGATTTTCTGAACCAATATTCCGACCGCGTGCTGACCGGAACCGACATCGTCGCCTCAGAACATACCGGCTATTCACAGTACGAACGCGCGCTGGATGACACCAGCTACATCAATCAATTTCTCGACGACAACGCCTTCCGCAACATCGCCTTGGGGCAGAGTTATTTCAATCTGTTAGGGTGGGATAAATCTGCGCCGGCCATTTGCACAAAGGAATAAAGGAATAAAAAATAAAGAAATAAAGTTGCACAGCTGGCCGGGCAGAAAACCGAACGGTTAATCGCGGAAATTATTGAACTGCAGCGGCAGTTCGATTTCGGAATCTTTCAATAAAGCGATGGCTTCTTGCAGGTCGTCGCGCTTCTTGCCATTCACCCGAACCTGATCGCCCTGAATCGACGCCTGCACTTTCAGTTTGGCGTCTTTGATCAGCTTGACGATCTGTTTCGCTGTCGGCTGATCGATGCCTTGTTTGAACGTCAGCGTCAGCGCAAAGGTTTTGCCCGAATGCACCGGCACATCGTTGATGTCGGCACCGGCAGCGCTGACATTTTGCTTGGTGCAGGCCTTGCGGAAGATGTCTTCCAATTGCCGCACCTGAAAATCGGATTCGGTTTTCAGTGTCACTTCCAGACCGTTTTGCTCGATGCTGGCTTCGACGCCGCGAAAGTCGAAGCGGGTGGCCAGATCGCGGTTGGCGTTATCGACGGCGTGGCGCAGGGCGACTTCGTCGGTTTCGGATACGATGTCGAAAGACGGCATGGTGGTCTCGCTTACAGTCAGTCAGTTAGGCAGCGCCGCAGTTTAGCATCAAAGCGGCACCGCTATTCATTCAAGTTCAGCCTATTCAA
This window harbors:
- a CDS encoding class I SAM-dependent methyltransferase, yielding MQADRFWDRIARKYYQQPVPSEADYQRKLALSREHFTTDSEVVEFGCGTGTTAVKHAPFVKRYRAVDISARMLDIARTQAAEAQASNVEFIQGTLFDLQLPDASVDAVLGMSILHLLPNRDETLVEVHRILKPGGVFISSTACVGEKMAWFRYLVPLGQRLGLLPLLSVFKMDELRTAVLGAGFQVQLDWVPDSSPMVCVLVATKG
- a CDS encoding amidohydrolase family protein, giving the protein MKRGWRWLGLSWAVLAIGTEAAQCFDRAAQSHRFVVDSHLHFQPFSGPALPHEELIGYLERAGIQYANVYGIGQTRIQDWGCFHGGRCDSDVIMPTMKNDFLNAKNLADHPSRNVGLTLSMTFPDLQHPDTIVDRMDILDSEFPGFFQWMGEANVVKQALFVWGHEPATLEDIDAWAPFMAKLRERQMPLALHSDFGNDQDPLKYLPLMQAILERYPDNVVVWMHLGMSREQRDMEPRQHTRILSELMDEYPNLWLDISWNVLYDYYFSEPTRRPFYVDFLNQYSDRVLTGTDIVASEHTGYSQYERALDDTSYINQFLDDNAFRNIALGQSYFNLLGWDKSAPAICTKE
- a CDS encoding YajQ family cyclic di-GMP-binding protein is translated as MPSFDIVSETDEVALRHAVDNANRDLATRFDFRGVEASIEQNGLEVTLKTESDFQVRQLEDIFRKACTKQNVSAAGADINDVPVHSGKTFALTLTFKQGIDQPTAKQIVKLIKDAKLKVQASIQGDQVRVNGKKRDDLQEAIALLKDSEIELPLQFNNFRD